One Oncorhynchus keta strain PuntledgeMale-10-30-2019 chromosome 11, Oket_V2, whole genome shotgun sequence DNA window includes the following coding sequences:
- the LOC118390304 gene encoding Kv channel-interacting protein 1-like isoform X1 — protein sequence MSAGWEGHGEAGAACVRLGKENLSHFFVHSETSAKEQGHHHSEARRGPDREETGGGQRYREGESHREKDCSVLSLFEQAGFHVDNMGAVVGTLTMQTKQRRRPSRDKIDDELEMTMVCHRPEGLEQLEAQTNFTKRELQILYRGFKNECPSGVVNEETFKHIYAQFFPHGGTVNQTPLISTHNMAFSCLRLIYKHSGIKANLMHVSGCVADASTYAHYLFNAFDTTSNGSIKFEEFVMGLSTLLRGTLRDKLEWTFHLYDINNDGYINREEMTEIVRAIYDMMGKYTYPALKGDVPKQHVDAFFQKMDKNKNGVVTLEEFIVACQEDEMMMRSMQLFENVM from the exons ATGAGCGCAGGGTGGGAGGGGCATGGAGAAGCAGGAGCAGCTTGTGTGCGTTTGGGGAAGGAGAATTTGAGCCATTTTTTCGTTCACTCAGAAACGTCGGCAAAAGAACAGGGGCACCACCATAGTGAGGCCCGGCGTGGACCAGACCgagaagagacaggaggagggcagaggtatagagagggagaaagccaTAGAGAGAAGGACTGCTCAGTCCTCAGTTTGTTCGAACAGGCGGGTTTCCACGTCGACAACATGGGCGCAGTGGTCGGCACGTTGACCATGCAGACTAAGCAGAGGAGACGACCATCCAGAG acAAGATTGATGATGAGTTGGAGATGACCATGGTGTGTCACAGGCCAGAGGGtctggagcagttggaggccCAGACCAACTTCACCAAGAGAGAGCTACAGATCCTCTACCGAGGCTTCAAGAAT GAGTGCCCGAGTGGAGTGGTGAATGAAGAAACATTTAAACACATCTACGCCCAGTTCTTCCCCCACGGAGGTACAGTAAACCAGACACCGCTCATTTCGACACATAACATGGCCTTTTCTTGTTTGCGACTCATTTACAAGCACTCTGGGATAAAAGCAAACCTCATGCACGTATCTGGTTGTGTTGCAGATGCCAGCACTTACGCTCATTACCTCTTCAATGCGTTCGACACGACAAGCAATGGATCCATCAAGTTTGAA GAGTTTGTAATGGGACTGTCTACACTGCTGCGGGGCACTCTGAGAGACAAGCTGGAGTGGACTTTTCATCTGTATGACATCAACAACGATGGTTACATTAACCGAGAG GAGATGACTGAGATAGTGAGGGCCATTTACGACATGATGGGGAAATATACCTACCCTGCACTCAAGGGAGATGTCCCGAAGCAGCATGTGGATGCTTTCTTCCAG AAAATGGATAAAAACAAAAATGGAGTTGTGACTTTAGAGGAATTCATTGTCGCATGCCAGGAG gATGAAATGATGATGAGATCCATGCAGCTCTTCGAAAATGTGATGTAA
- the LOC118390304 gene encoding Kv channel-interacting protein 1-like isoform X2 produces the protein MGAVVGTLTMQTKQRRRPSRDKIDDELEMTMVCHRPEGLEQLEAQTNFTKRELQILYRGFKNECPSGVVNEETFKHIYAQFFPHGDASTYAHYLFNAFDTTSNGSIKFEEFVMGLSTLLRGTLRDKLEWTFHLYDINNDGYINREEMTEIVRAIYDMMGKYTYPALKGDVPKQHVDAFFQKMDKNKNGVVTLEEFIVACQEDEMMMRSMQLFENVM, from the exons ATGGGCGCAGTGGTCGGCACGTTGACCATGCAGACTAAGCAGAGGAGACGACCATCCAGAG acAAGATTGATGATGAGTTGGAGATGACCATGGTGTGTCACAGGCCAGAGGGtctggagcagttggaggccCAGACCAACTTCACCAAGAGAGAGCTACAGATCCTCTACCGAGGCTTCAAGAAT GAGTGCCCGAGTGGAGTGGTGAATGAAGAAACATTTAAACACATCTACGCCCAGTTCTTCCCCCACGGAG ATGCCAGCACTTACGCTCATTACCTCTTCAATGCGTTCGACACGACAAGCAATGGATCCATCAAGTTTGAA GAGTTTGTAATGGGACTGTCTACACTGCTGCGGGGCACTCTGAGAGACAAGCTGGAGTGGACTTTTCATCTGTATGACATCAACAACGATGGTTACATTAACCGAGAG GAGATGACTGAGATAGTGAGGGCCATTTACGACATGATGGGGAAATATACCTACCCTGCACTCAAGGGAGATGTCCCGAAGCAGCATGTGGATGCTTTCTTCCAG AAAATGGATAAAAACAAAAATGGAGTTGTGACTTTAGAGGAATTCATTGTCGCATGCCAGGAG gATGAAATGATGATGAGATCCATGCAGCTCTTCGAAAATGTGATGTAA
- the LOC118390304 gene encoding Kv channel-interacting protein 1-like isoform X4, which yields MGVVLGTFSVHTKQVDYRRRDKIDDELEMTMVCHRPEGLEQLEAQTNFTKRELQILYRGFKNECPSGVVNEETFKHIYAQFFPHGGTVNQTPLISTHNMAFSCLRLIYKHSGIKANLMHVSGCVADASTYAHYLFNAFDTTSNGSIKFEEFVMGLSTLLRGTLRDKLEWTFHLYDINNDGYINREEMTEIVRAIYDMMGKYTYPALKGDVPKQHVDAFFQKMDKNKNGVVTLEEFIVACQEDEMMMRSMQLFENVM from the exons acAAGATTGATGATGAGTTGGAGATGACCATGGTGTGTCACAGGCCAGAGGGtctggagcagttggaggccCAGACCAACTTCACCAAGAGAGAGCTACAGATCCTCTACCGAGGCTTCAAGAAT GAGTGCCCGAGTGGAGTGGTGAATGAAGAAACATTTAAACACATCTACGCCCAGTTCTTCCCCCACGGAGGTACAGTAAACCAGACACCGCTCATTTCGACACATAACATGGCCTTTTCTTGTTTGCGACTCATTTACAAGCACTCTGGGATAAAAGCAAACCTCATGCACGTATCTGGTTGTGTTGCAGATGCCAGCACTTACGCTCATTACCTCTTCAATGCGTTCGACACGACAAGCAATGGATCCATCAAGTTTGAA GAGTTTGTAATGGGACTGTCTACACTGCTGCGGGGCACTCTGAGAGACAAGCTGGAGTGGACTTTTCATCTGTATGACATCAACAACGATGGTTACATTAACCGAGAG GAGATGACTGAGATAGTGAGGGCCATTTACGACATGATGGGGAAATATACCTACCCTGCACTCAAGGGAGATGTCCCGAAGCAGCATGTGGATGCTTTCTTCCAG AAAATGGATAAAAACAAAAATGGAGTTGTGACTTTAGAGGAATTCATTGTCGCATGCCAGGAG gATGAAATGATGATGAGATCCATGCAGCTCTTCGAAAATGTGATGTAA
- the LOC118390306 gene encoding nucleophosmin-like → MNGLDEEQMGPQTFLYGCELKSGKDVVFNPEEDDFEHQLDLRMLCVDLSTKDELHIVEVEGQDTEGQKVKAVLASLKPSTLPSVCLGGFAITPPAVFRLKAGSGPIHISGQHLVMMGGDQSFDEDEDDEEEEEVQTSKKRPASAPALKSQKKMKMDVGDEDDDEEDEDDEDEESEAEESPVKAKKTPSKPQTPAHGGKGSKANTPAGKQAKTPGSKGGQTPKNGQTPKATAKTPKQSLHVSELKVKMMATVEKGGKLPKLQSKFESFVRNSFKVTESKTVEELWQWRQTVEDGK, encoded by the exons ATGAATGGTCTGGACGAGGAACAAATGGGACCACAAACCTTTCTCTATG GGTGCGAGTTGAAATCTGGGAAGGATGTAGTCTTCAACCCTGAAGAGGATGACTTTGAGCACCAGCTAGACTTAAGGATG CTGTGTGTGGACCTCAGCACCAAGGATGAGCTGCACATCGTGGAGGTGGAAGGACAGGACACAGAGGGTCAGAAGGTTAAGGCTGTGCTGGCTTCACTCAAACCTTCCACCCTGCCAAGT GTGTGTCTTGGTGGGTTCGCAATCACACCACCAGCAGTTTTCCGTCTCAAGGCTGGATCCGGGCCAATCCACATCAGTGGCCAGCATCTTGTCA TGATGGGGGGAGATCAGTCTTTTGACGAGGatgaagatgatgaagaggaagaagaggtgcAAACGTCCAAAAAAAGGCCTGCATCAGCACCGGCTCTTAAATCTCAG AAAAAGATGAAGATGGATGTTGGTGACGAGGATGACGATGAAGA GGATGAGGATGACGAGGATGAAGAGAGTGAGGCTGAAGAATCTCCTGTTAAG GCTAAGAAGACTCCGTCCAAACCTCAGACTCCTGCCCACGGTGGTAAGGGCTCTAAAGCCAACACACCAGCCGGAAAACAG GCAAAGACCCCCGGCAGCAAGGGTGGACAGACTCCTAAAAATGGACAGACCCCCAAAGCAACTGCCAAGACCCCCAAACAAAGTCTCCATGTCTCTGAGCTCAAGGTCAAGATGATGGCGACTGTGGAGAAG GGAGGGAAGTTGCCTAAACTCCAGTCCAAGTTTGAGAGCTTTGTGAGGAACAGCTTCAAAGTCACAGAAAGCAAG ACCGTAGAGGAACTGTGGCAGTGGAGACAAACTGTTGAAGACGGCAAATAA